The following proteins are co-located in the Pseudomonadota bacterium genome:
- the bcp gene encoding thioredoxin-dependent thiol peroxidase produces the protein MLQPGDKAPVFSLPDQDDAAVSLADFQGKWVILFFYPKDNTSGUAKEAQGFTGLVDEFKKMNAVVIGASPDSTKSHRNFIAKKELGITLLSDPEHTVLTQYGVWQLKKMAGREYYGVVRSTYLIDPRGNVAFIWPKVKVKGHVEQVRDKLVELQSQQD, from the coding sequence ATGTTGCAACCAGGTGATAAGGCTCCAGTTTTCAGCCTGCCGGATCAGGATGACGCGGCTGTCAGCCTGGCGGATTTTCAGGGGAAATGGGTGATTCTCTTCTTCTATCCCAAGGATAATACCTCGGGCTGAGCCAAAGAAGCCCAGGGGTTTACCGGTCTGGTAGACGAATTTAAAAAAATGAACGCGGTGGTCATCGGTGCCAGTCCTGATTCCACCAAAAGCCATCGCAACTTTATTGCCAAAAAAGAGCTGGGGATAACCCTGCTCAGTGATCCGGAACATACAGTTTTGACCCAATACGGGGTCTGGCAGCTGAAGAAAATGGCCGGCCGGGAGTATTATGGGGTAGTTCGAAGTACGTATCTCATAGATCCCCGGGGAAATGTCGCCTTTATCTGGCCGAAAGTCAAAGTCAAAGGGCACGTGGAGCAGGTGCGGGACAAACTGGTGGAATTGCAGAGCCAGCAGGATTAG
- a CDS encoding flagellar basal body rod C-terminal domain-containing protein: MVQGIAASMNAIQAVAERFNRTGRNIANLNTDGYKAERVDFGEGPKPGTVQANVSVDLSPGSVRAEETEDGLEMVEMSNVDLAKEMVNLMIDKHSIEANLKALKTADEILGTVIDIKG; the protein is encoded by the coding sequence ATGGTCCAGGGAATTGCGGCGTCAATGAACGCTATCCAGGCGGTGGCCGAGCGGTTCAATCGCACCGGCCGCAACATTGCCAACCTGAATACCGATGGCTACAAGGCCGAGCGGGTAGATTTCGGCGAAGGGCCGAAGCCGGGAACGGTACAGGCCAATGTCAGTGTCGATCTGTCACCAGGTTCGGTGCGGGCGGAAGAAACCGAAGATGGCCTGGAAATGGTCGAAATGTCCAACGTTGATCTGGCCAAAGAAATGGTCAACTTGATGATCGACAAGCACAGCATTGAAGCCAATCTGAAGGCTTTGAAAACCGCCGACGAGATTTTGGGGACCGTCATCGACATCAAGGGTTGA